One window of Perca flavescens isolate YP-PL-M2 chromosome 6, PFLA_1.0, whole genome shotgun sequence genomic DNA carries:
- the lipeb gene encoding hormone-sensitive lipase isoform X3: MASNKKSGGSSRLEKGVNGRRLSKHKEGPVVMDTKAVFAALYNVCEENATFFSGGAKGSQGDAARRLVDTMKLIKEHARSLEPVISGFAAVYHHYDFDPHIPANGYRSLVKVVRCCLLHIIQKGRYITANRRSIFFRVAHNAGEMEAYCNALCQLRALLYLAQRMLHDNSYGNLFFQDESGLSESFVREYSSMHKGCFYGRCLGFQFSPGIRPCLQTIAIGLVAFGENYKRHQSGIGVAASSFFTSGKYAIDPELRGSEFERITQNLDVHFWKAFWNITETEVLSSLASITSTQVKVNRTLSVPAVPFDLPLVANHRASVTIAPPSAHIGTAPVQMRLISYDLREGQDSEALLSLARAEGGSISLSLGLKTKRLPSSPCLLIHFHGGGFVAQTSKSHEPYLKSWSQDLGVPILSVDYSLAPEAPFPRALEECFYAYCWALRNHHLLGWTGEKVCLAGDSAGGNLSVTTSMRAAAFGVRMPDGIVAIYPATLLTAYASPSRLLTLMDPLLPLSVLSRCLSAYAGADPQTETQIEKASTMSLVRRDTALLLRDFRQGASNWIHSLLDSNRASASPSTAAEVPPGDTDTVRKSISEATISSRHADPPVASETSEFPSRNLSVKSQTCQDLGSHNNSTSYSAPLFNECTPEDVNFFLSKDADPAASSDLSSVALPPPAVEEGLELEHPVEFPLGFEPLRSEKPSKMRLHSSPVFKDPFCSPLLAPDSMLKGLPPVHIVSLQEQTRMRIVCL; this comes from the exons TGATGGACACCAAGGCAGTGTTTGCGGCCCTGTACAACGTGTGCGAAGAGAATGCCACCTTCTTCTCAGGAGGAGCTAAGGGTTCACAGGGTGATGCGGCACGGCGGCTGGTGGATACCATGAAGCTGATCAAGGAGCATGCTCGCAGCCTGGAGCCCGTTATCTCCGGCTTCGCTGCAGTTTACCATCATTATGACTTTGACCCACACATACCTGCCAATGGCTATCGCTCACTGGTCAAG GTAGTGCGCTGTTGCCTTCTCCACATCATCCAGAAGGGGCGCTACATCACCGCCAACCGCCGCAGCATCTTTTTTCGAGTAGCACACAACGCGGGGGAGATGGAGGCCTACTGCAACGCTCTGTGCCAGCTGCGCGCTCTGCTCTACCTGGCTCAACGCATGCTACATGACAACAGCTATGGCAACCTTTTTTTCCAGGATGAAAGTGGTCTCAGTGAGAGCTTTGTCCGCGAATACTCATCCATGCACAAGGGGTGCTTCTATGGCCGTTGCCTTGGCTTTCAG TTCAGTCCAGGCATTCGGCCCTGTCTCCAGACCATCGCTATTGGCCTTGTGGCCTTTGGAGAAAACTACAAACGCCATCAGTCAGGAATAG GTGTAGCAGCCAGCTCTTTCTTTACCTCAGGGAAGTACGCCATTGACCCAGAGTTGAGAGGGTCAGAATTTGAACGCATCACCCAGAACCTGGACGTCCATTTCTGGAAGGCATTCTGGAACATCACTGAGACCGAAGTCCTGTCG AGTCTCGCCAGTATAACATCCACTCAAGTTAAGGTGAACCGGACTCTTTCTGTTCCCGCCGTGCCCTTTGACCTTCCCCTGGTGGCCAACCACAGAGCATCTGTAACTATAGCTCCACCATCAGCTCACATCGGCACTGCTCCAGTTCAGATGAGGCTCATCTCCTATGACTTACGTGAAGGACAG GACAGTGAAGCTCTGCTGTCTCTTGCCCGCGCTGAGGGGGGCTCCATCTCTTTGTCGCTGGGGCTGAAGACCAAGCGCCTCCCCTCATCTCCCTGTCTCCTGATCCACTTCCATGGGGGAGGATTTGTGGCCCAGACCTCCAAGTCCCATGAG CCCTATCTGAAGAGCTGGTCCCAGGATCTTGGTGTCCCCATCCTGTCAGTGGACTACTCTCTGGCGCCTGAGGCCCCCTTCCCAAGGGCCCTGGAGGAGTGTTTCTACGCCTACTGCTGGGCTCTGAGAAACCACCACCTACTAG GCTGGACCGGAGAGAAAGTGTGTCTGGCTGGTGACAGTGCGGGAGGCAACTTGTCTGTGACGACATCAATGCGAGCTGCTGCCTTTGGTGTGCGAATGCCAGATGGCATCGTGGCAATCTACCCGGCTACCCTGCTGACCGCCTACGCATCTCCCTCCCGTCTGCTAACACTTATGGATCCCCTGCTGCCGCTCAGTGTGCTCTCCAGGTGTCTCAGCGCCtacgctg GAGCTGACCcgcaaacagagacacagatagagaAGGCGAGCACGATGAGCCTGGTGAGGAGAGACACAGCTCTGCTGCTCAGAGATTTCCGACAGGGAGCCTCCAACTGGATCCACTCTCTGCTGGATTCCAACAGAGCCTCAGCCTCCCCCAGTACAGCTGCAGAGGTGCCACCAGGAGACACTG ACACAGTGAGGAAGAGCATTTCAGAGGCGACCATCTCTTCTCGTCACGCAGACCCCCCTGTAGCCTCCGAGACCTCAGAGTTCCCCTCCAGGAATCTATCTGTTAAGAGCCAGACTTGCCAGGACTTGGGATCCCACAACAATTCCACTTCTTACAGTGCACCGTTGTTCAATGAGTGCACT ccAGAAGATGTGAATTTCTTCCTCTCCAAGGATGCAGATCCTGCTGCGTCCAGCGACCTGTCCTCAGTGGCCTTACCACCCCCTGCTGTAGAGGAGGGATTAGAGCTGGAGCACCCTGTGGAGTTCCCCTTGGGATTTGAGCCACTGCGCTCAGAGAAGCCATCTAAGATGAGGTTGCACAGCTCTCCAGTGTTCAAGGATCCGTTCTGCTCTCCTCTGCTGGCTCCTGATAGCATGCTGAAAGGGCTGCCACCTGTACACATAGTG AGCTTGCAGGAGCAGACCAGGATGAGGATTGTATGTTTATGA
- the lipeb gene encoding hormone-sensitive lipase isoform X1, which produces MASNKKSGGSSRLEKGVNGRRLSKHKEGPVVMDTKAVFAALYNVCEENATFFSGGAKGSQGDAARRLVDTMKLIKEHARSLEPVISGFAAVYHHYDFDPHIPANGYRSLVKVVRCCLLHIIQKGRYITANRRSIFFRVAHNAGEMEAYCNALCQLRALLYLAQRMLHDNSYGNLFFQDESGLSESFVREYSSMHKGCFYGRCLGFQFSPGIRPCLQTIAIGLVAFGENYKRHQSGIGVAASSFFTSGKYAIDPELRGSEFERITQNLDVHFWKAFWNITETEVLSSLASITSTQVKVNRTLSVPAVPFDLPLVANHRASVTIAPPSAHIGTAPVQMRLISYDLREGQDSEALLSLARAEGGSISLSLGLKTKRLPSSPCLLIHFHGGGFVAQTSKSHEPYLKSWSQDLGVPILSVDYSLAPEAPFPRALEECFYAYCWALRNHHLLGWTGEKVCLAGDSAGGNLSVTTSMRAAAFGVRMPDGIVAIYPATLLTAYASPSRLLTLMDPLLPLSVLSRCLSAYAGADPQTETQIEKASTMSLVRRDTALLLRDFRQGASNWIHSLLDSNRASASPSTAAEVPPGDTDTVRKSISEATISSRHADPPVASETSEFPSRNLSVKSQTCQDLGSHNNSTSYSAPLFNECTPEDVNFFLSKDADPAASSDLSSVALPPPAVEEGLELEHPVEFPLGFEPLRSEKPSKMRLHSSPVFKDPFCSPLLAPDSMLKGLPPVHIVACALDPMLDDSVMFAKRLRNINQPVTLCVVDDLPHGFLSLSQLCSDTKEAANVCVERIRAVFTQKDTPPEPRKHRKLERTDRGVSASTGEDGSLFVGPIERGELAVRRGTTIADGEGLVAVAAQNYTDAVGIGP; this is translated from the exons TGATGGACACCAAGGCAGTGTTTGCGGCCCTGTACAACGTGTGCGAAGAGAATGCCACCTTCTTCTCAGGAGGAGCTAAGGGTTCACAGGGTGATGCGGCACGGCGGCTGGTGGATACCATGAAGCTGATCAAGGAGCATGCTCGCAGCCTGGAGCCCGTTATCTCCGGCTTCGCTGCAGTTTACCATCATTATGACTTTGACCCACACATACCTGCCAATGGCTATCGCTCACTGGTCAAG GTAGTGCGCTGTTGCCTTCTCCACATCATCCAGAAGGGGCGCTACATCACCGCCAACCGCCGCAGCATCTTTTTTCGAGTAGCACACAACGCGGGGGAGATGGAGGCCTACTGCAACGCTCTGTGCCAGCTGCGCGCTCTGCTCTACCTGGCTCAACGCATGCTACATGACAACAGCTATGGCAACCTTTTTTTCCAGGATGAAAGTGGTCTCAGTGAGAGCTTTGTCCGCGAATACTCATCCATGCACAAGGGGTGCTTCTATGGCCGTTGCCTTGGCTTTCAG TTCAGTCCAGGCATTCGGCCCTGTCTCCAGACCATCGCTATTGGCCTTGTGGCCTTTGGAGAAAACTACAAACGCCATCAGTCAGGAATAG GTGTAGCAGCCAGCTCTTTCTTTACCTCAGGGAAGTACGCCATTGACCCAGAGTTGAGAGGGTCAGAATTTGAACGCATCACCCAGAACCTGGACGTCCATTTCTGGAAGGCATTCTGGAACATCACTGAGACCGAAGTCCTGTCG AGTCTCGCCAGTATAACATCCACTCAAGTTAAGGTGAACCGGACTCTTTCTGTTCCCGCCGTGCCCTTTGACCTTCCCCTGGTGGCCAACCACAGAGCATCTGTAACTATAGCTCCACCATCAGCTCACATCGGCACTGCTCCAGTTCAGATGAGGCTCATCTCCTATGACTTACGTGAAGGACAG GACAGTGAAGCTCTGCTGTCTCTTGCCCGCGCTGAGGGGGGCTCCATCTCTTTGTCGCTGGGGCTGAAGACCAAGCGCCTCCCCTCATCTCCCTGTCTCCTGATCCACTTCCATGGGGGAGGATTTGTGGCCCAGACCTCCAAGTCCCATGAG CCCTATCTGAAGAGCTGGTCCCAGGATCTTGGTGTCCCCATCCTGTCAGTGGACTACTCTCTGGCGCCTGAGGCCCCCTTCCCAAGGGCCCTGGAGGAGTGTTTCTACGCCTACTGCTGGGCTCTGAGAAACCACCACCTACTAG GCTGGACCGGAGAGAAAGTGTGTCTGGCTGGTGACAGTGCGGGAGGCAACTTGTCTGTGACGACATCAATGCGAGCTGCTGCCTTTGGTGTGCGAATGCCAGATGGCATCGTGGCAATCTACCCGGCTACCCTGCTGACCGCCTACGCATCTCCCTCCCGTCTGCTAACACTTATGGATCCCCTGCTGCCGCTCAGTGTGCTCTCCAGGTGTCTCAGCGCCtacgctg GAGCTGACCcgcaaacagagacacagatagagaAGGCGAGCACGATGAGCCTGGTGAGGAGAGACACAGCTCTGCTGCTCAGAGATTTCCGACAGGGAGCCTCCAACTGGATCCACTCTCTGCTGGATTCCAACAGAGCCTCAGCCTCCCCCAGTACAGCTGCAGAGGTGCCACCAGGAGACACTG ACACAGTGAGGAAGAGCATTTCAGAGGCGACCATCTCTTCTCGTCACGCAGACCCCCCTGTAGCCTCCGAGACCTCAGAGTTCCCCTCCAGGAATCTATCTGTTAAGAGCCAGACTTGCCAGGACTTGGGATCCCACAACAATTCCACTTCTTACAGTGCACCGTTGTTCAATGAGTGCACT ccAGAAGATGTGAATTTCTTCCTCTCCAAGGATGCAGATCCTGCTGCGTCCAGCGACCTGTCCTCAGTGGCCTTACCACCCCCTGCTGTAGAGGAGGGATTAGAGCTGGAGCACCCTGTGGAGTTCCCCTTGGGATTTGAGCCACTGCGCTCAGAGAAGCCATCTAAGATGAGGTTGCACAGCTCTCCAGTGTTCAAGGATCCGTTCTGCTCTCCTCTGCTGGCTCCTGATAGCATGCTGAAAGGGCTGCCACCTGTACACATAGTG GCTTGTGCATTAGACCCCATGCTGGATGACTCTGTGATGTTTGCCAAGCGTTTGAGGAACATAAACCAGCCTGTCACTCTGTGCGTGGTGGACGACCTCCCCCATGGCTTCCTCAGCCTATCGCAGCTCTGCAGTGACACGAAGGAGGCAGCCAACGTCTGCGTGGAGAGAATTCGCGCCGTCTTCACCCAGAAGGACACACCACCAGAGCCACGCAAGCACCGCAAGCTGGAAAGGACCGATAGGGGTGTATCGGCGTCTACTGGGGAAGATGGTTCTCTCTTCGTAGGCCCCATAGAGAGAGGGGAGCTAGCTGTCAGGAGAGGGACTACAATTGCTGATGGGGAGGGCTTAGTTGCTGTggcagcccagaactacactgATGCTGTTGGTATTGGGCCTTAA
- the lipeb gene encoding hormone-sensitive lipase isoform X2 yields MDTKAVFAALYNVCEENATFFSGGAKGSQGDAARRLVDTMKLIKEHARSLEPVISGFAAVYHHYDFDPHIPANGYRSLVKVVRCCLLHIIQKGRYITANRRSIFFRVAHNAGEMEAYCNALCQLRALLYLAQRMLHDNSYGNLFFQDESGLSESFVREYSSMHKGCFYGRCLGFQFSPGIRPCLQTIAIGLVAFGENYKRHQSGIGVAASSFFTSGKYAIDPELRGSEFERITQNLDVHFWKAFWNITETEVLSSLASITSTQVKVNRTLSVPAVPFDLPLVANHRASVTIAPPSAHIGTAPVQMRLISYDLREGQDSEALLSLARAEGGSISLSLGLKTKRLPSSPCLLIHFHGGGFVAQTSKSHEPYLKSWSQDLGVPILSVDYSLAPEAPFPRALEECFYAYCWALRNHHLLGWTGEKVCLAGDSAGGNLSVTTSMRAAAFGVRMPDGIVAIYPATLLTAYASPSRLLTLMDPLLPLSVLSRCLSAYAGADPQTETQIEKASTMSLVRRDTALLLRDFRQGASNWIHSLLDSNRASASPSTAAEVPPGDTDTVRKSISEATISSRHADPPVASETSEFPSRNLSVKSQTCQDLGSHNNSTSYSAPLFNECTPEDVNFFLSKDADPAASSDLSSVALPPPAVEEGLELEHPVEFPLGFEPLRSEKPSKMRLHSSPVFKDPFCSPLLAPDSMLKGLPPVHIVACALDPMLDDSVMFAKRLRNINQPVTLCVVDDLPHGFLSLSQLCSDTKEAANVCVERIRAVFTQKDTPPEPRKHRKLERTDRGVSASTGEDGSLFVGPIERGELAVRRGTTIADGEGLVAVAAQNYTDAVGIGP; encoded by the exons ATGGACACCAAGGCAGTGTTTGCGGCCCTGTACAACGTGTGCGAAGAGAATGCCACCTTCTTCTCAGGAGGAGCTAAGGGTTCACAGGGTGATGCGGCACGGCGGCTGGTGGATACCATGAAGCTGATCAAGGAGCATGCTCGCAGCCTGGAGCCCGTTATCTCCGGCTTCGCTGCAGTTTACCATCATTATGACTTTGACCCACACATACCTGCCAATGGCTATCGCTCACTGGTCAAG GTAGTGCGCTGTTGCCTTCTCCACATCATCCAGAAGGGGCGCTACATCACCGCCAACCGCCGCAGCATCTTTTTTCGAGTAGCACACAACGCGGGGGAGATGGAGGCCTACTGCAACGCTCTGTGCCAGCTGCGCGCTCTGCTCTACCTGGCTCAACGCATGCTACATGACAACAGCTATGGCAACCTTTTTTTCCAGGATGAAAGTGGTCTCAGTGAGAGCTTTGTCCGCGAATACTCATCCATGCACAAGGGGTGCTTCTATGGCCGTTGCCTTGGCTTTCAG TTCAGTCCAGGCATTCGGCCCTGTCTCCAGACCATCGCTATTGGCCTTGTGGCCTTTGGAGAAAACTACAAACGCCATCAGTCAGGAATAG GTGTAGCAGCCAGCTCTTTCTTTACCTCAGGGAAGTACGCCATTGACCCAGAGTTGAGAGGGTCAGAATTTGAACGCATCACCCAGAACCTGGACGTCCATTTCTGGAAGGCATTCTGGAACATCACTGAGACCGAAGTCCTGTCG AGTCTCGCCAGTATAACATCCACTCAAGTTAAGGTGAACCGGACTCTTTCTGTTCCCGCCGTGCCCTTTGACCTTCCCCTGGTGGCCAACCACAGAGCATCTGTAACTATAGCTCCACCATCAGCTCACATCGGCACTGCTCCAGTTCAGATGAGGCTCATCTCCTATGACTTACGTGAAGGACAG GACAGTGAAGCTCTGCTGTCTCTTGCCCGCGCTGAGGGGGGCTCCATCTCTTTGTCGCTGGGGCTGAAGACCAAGCGCCTCCCCTCATCTCCCTGTCTCCTGATCCACTTCCATGGGGGAGGATTTGTGGCCCAGACCTCCAAGTCCCATGAG CCCTATCTGAAGAGCTGGTCCCAGGATCTTGGTGTCCCCATCCTGTCAGTGGACTACTCTCTGGCGCCTGAGGCCCCCTTCCCAAGGGCCCTGGAGGAGTGTTTCTACGCCTACTGCTGGGCTCTGAGAAACCACCACCTACTAG GCTGGACCGGAGAGAAAGTGTGTCTGGCTGGTGACAGTGCGGGAGGCAACTTGTCTGTGACGACATCAATGCGAGCTGCTGCCTTTGGTGTGCGAATGCCAGATGGCATCGTGGCAATCTACCCGGCTACCCTGCTGACCGCCTACGCATCTCCCTCCCGTCTGCTAACACTTATGGATCCCCTGCTGCCGCTCAGTGTGCTCTCCAGGTGTCTCAGCGCCtacgctg GAGCTGACCcgcaaacagagacacagatagagaAGGCGAGCACGATGAGCCTGGTGAGGAGAGACACAGCTCTGCTGCTCAGAGATTTCCGACAGGGAGCCTCCAACTGGATCCACTCTCTGCTGGATTCCAACAGAGCCTCAGCCTCCCCCAGTACAGCTGCAGAGGTGCCACCAGGAGACACTG ACACAGTGAGGAAGAGCATTTCAGAGGCGACCATCTCTTCTCGTCACGCAGACCCCCCTGTAGCCTCCGAGACCTCAGAGTTCCCCTCCAGGAATCTATCTGTTAAGAGCCAGACTTGCCAGGACTTGGGATCCCACAACAATTCCACTTCTTACAGTGCACCGTTGTTCAATGAGTGCACT ccAGAAGATGTGAATTTCTTCCTCTCCAAGGATGCAGATCCTGCTGCGTCCAGCGACCTGTCCTCAGTGGCCTTACCACCCCCTGCTGTAGAGGAGGGATTAGAGCTGGAGCACCCTGTGGAGTTCCCCTTGGGATTTGAGCCACTGCGCTCAGAGAAGCCATCTAAGATGAGGTTGCACAGCTCTCCAGTGTTCAAGGATCCGTTCTGCTCTCCTCTGCTGGCTCCTGATAGCATGCTGAAAGGGCTGCCACCTGTACACATAGTG GCTTGTGCATTAGACCCCATGCTGGATGACTCTGTGATGTTTGCCAAGCGTTTGAGGAACATAAACCAGCCTGTCACTCTGTGCGTGGTGGACGACCTCCCCCATGGCTTCCTCAGCCTATCGCAGCTCTGCAGTGACACGAAGGAGGCAGCCAACGTCTGCGTGGAGAGAATTCGCGCCGTCTTCACCCAGAAGGACACACCACCAGAGCCACGCAAGCACCGCAAGCTGGAAAGGACCGATAGGGGTGTATCGGCGTCTACTGGGGAAGATGGTTCTCTCTTCGTAGGCCCCATAGAGAGAGGGGAGCTAGCTGTCAGGAGAGGGACTACAATTGCTGATGGGGAGGGCTTAGTTGCTGTggcagcccagaactacactgATGCTGTTGGTATTGGGCCTTAA